The Arachis hypogaea cultivar Tifrunner unplaced genomic scaffold, arahy.Tifrunner.gnm2.J5K5 arahy.Tifrunner.gnm2.scaffold_21, whole genome shotgun sequence genome contains a region encoding:
- the LOC114926171 gene encoding uncharacterized protein isoform X2: protein MQSLQRNIGARRKALKENKKATDGPSTIKTNTNGATGSRSKYAGPNMSRAAVAARPNIRAPKNAGQKGYGSTSSGPTANGPKTVRTKAGLPNFEKKRPVGRPVKRRRKESSETKVSRTDGNKVNKTFRVTCSKCGEIGHNYKTCKGPPAATTRRPTNPNRRKTKAGANPGTSNQPAEEIHFSQSAPQVQGAANSRATILQSVRAKQPIIRP from the exons ATGCAGAGTTTACAGAGGAATATAGGTGCAAGAAGGAAGGCTTTAAAAGAGAATAAGAAAGCTACAGATGGGCCAAGTACAATCAAGACAAACACTAATGGAGCTACTGGTTCTAGATCAAAGTATGCAGGCCCAAACATGTCAAGGGCTGCTGTTGCTGCTAGGCCCAACATTAGGGCTCCAAAAAATGCTGGACAAAAAGGTTATGGGTCAACTTCATCTGGCCCAACTGCAAATGGGCCAAAAACTGTTAGAACAAAGGCTGGATTGCCAAATTTTGAGAAGAAGAGGCCAGTTGGCAGACCTgtcaagagaagaagaaaagagtcaTCCGAGACTAAAGTGAGCAGAACTGACGGCAACAAAGTTAATAAGACATTTCGAGTTACTTGTAGCAAGTGTGGAGAGATTGGCCATAATTACAAGACTTGCAAAGGACCTCCAGCAGCAACAACTAGACGTCCAACTAATCCAAATAGAAGAAAGACAAAGGCTGGTGCAAATCCTGGAACATCAAACCAACCTGCAGAGGAGATACATTTCTCACAATCAGCACCCCAGGTGCAG GGTGCAGCAAATTCTAGAGCGACAATTCTCCAAAGTGTAAGGGCCAAGCAGCCTATTATTAGACCATAA
- the LOC114926171 gene encoding uncharacterized protein isoform X1, whose protein sequence is MQSLQRNIGARRKALKENKKATDGPSTIKTNTNGATGSRSKYAGPNMSRAAVAARPNIRAPKNAGQKGYGSTSSGPTANGPKTVRTKAGLPNFEKKRPVGRPVKRRRKESSETKVSRTDGNKVNKTFRVTCSKCGEIGHNYKTCKGPPAATTRRPTNPNRRKTKAGANPGTSNQPAEEIHFSQSAPQVQNMVDHPNSTQPTANAPGFVSSMGAANSRATILQSVRAKQPIIRP, encoded by the exons ATGCAGAGTTTACAGAGGAATATAGGTGCAAGAAGGAAGGCTTTAAAAGAGAATAAGAAAGCTACAGATGGGCCAAGTACAATCAAGACAAACACTAATGGAGCTACTGGTTCTAGATCAAAGTATGCAGGCCCAAACATGTCAAGGGCTGCTGTTGCTGCTAGGCCCAACATTAGGGCTCCAAAAAATGCTGGACAAAAAGGTTATGGGTCAACTTCATCTGGCCCAACTGCAAATGGGCCAAAAACTGTTAGAACAAAGGCTGGATTGCCAAATTTTGAGAAGAAGAGGCCAGTTGGCAGACCTgtcaagagaagaagaaaagagtcaTCCGAGACTAAAGTGAGCAGAACTGACGGCAACAAAGTTAATAAGACATTTCGAGTTACTTGTAGCAAGTGTGGAGAGATTGGCCATAATTACAAGACTTGCAAAGGACCTCCAGCAGCAACAACTAGACGTCCAACTAATCCAAATAGAAGAAAGACAAAGGCTGGTGCAAATCCTGGAACATCAAACCAACCTGCAGAGGAGATACATTTCTCACAATCAGCACCCCAGGTGCAG aaTATGGTCGATCATCCTAATTCAACTCAGCCCACAGCTAATGCACCAGGTTTTGTGTCTAGTATG GGTGCAGCAAATTCTAGAGCGACAATTCTCCAAAGTGTAAGGGCCAAGCAGCCTATTATTAGACCATAA